The Flavobacterium commune genome contains a region encoding:
- a CDS encoding glycoside hydrolase family 88 protein encodes MNIKQQILGSIVATLMLVGCGSTITNTKLDDKLDVDAQLAYCVKQSSNALKLIPNDGSIPRSIPFESKQWKFVDYKDWTSGFWPGQLWYLYESTADHKWETAADKFTNYLAPLAVTPALDHDLGFQVFNSYGNGYRLTKNPEYKKVILKTADTLATLFNLKVGTILSWPREVPNMEWPQHNTIMDNMINLELLFWASKNGGSKSLYDMAVSHATVTMKNHFRPDYTSYHVVVYDKETGKKIKGVTHQGYSDSSMWARGQSWAIYGYTMVYRETKDPKFLDFAHKVSRVYLDRLPKDLIPYWDFDDPAIPNAPRDASAAAVVASALLELSTYTQDSVLAKEYLDKAEGMLKELSDNYQSKNTNTALLLHSTGHKPAGSEIDASIIYGDYYYVEALLRYKKLKAGEKPLLTYKFN; translated from the coding sequence ATGAATATTAAACAACAAATTTTAGGTTCCATTGTTGCAACTTTAATGCTGGTGGGCTGTGGAAGTACTATTACTAATACTAAATTGGATGATAAATTGGATGTGGATGCACAATTAGCTTATTGTGTGAAACAATCGTCGAATGCCTTAAAATTAATACCCAATGATGGTTCGATTCCAAGGAGTATTCCATTTGAAAGTAAGCAATGGAAATTTGTAGATTATAAGGATTGGACAAGTGGTTTTTGGCCGGGTCAACTTTGGTATTTATATGAATCTACGGCGGACCATAAATGGGAAACCGCTGCAGATAAATTCACCAATTATTTAGCACCACTTGCTGTCACTCCTGCATTAGATCACGATTTAGGTTTTCAGGTTTTCAATAGTTATGGGAATGGTTATCGTTTGACAAAAAATCCGGAATACAAAAAAGTGATTTTAAAAACAGCCGATACTCTGGCTACACTTTTCAATCTAAAAGTGGGTACAATCTTGTCCTGGCCTCGTGAAGTCCCTAATATGGAATGGCCACAACATAATACGATCATGGACAACATGATTAATCTGGAACTATTGTTTTGGGCATCTAAAAATGGAGGTAGTAAATCATTGTATGATATGGCTGTTAGTCATGCTACAGTCACGATGAAGAATCATTTCAGACCTGATTATACTTCGTACCATGTAGTAGTTTATGATAAAGAAACAGGCAAAAAAATAAAGGGGGTAACACATCAGGGCTATAGTGATAGCAGTATGTGGGCTCGCGGTCAATCCTGGGCTATATACGGTTATACGATGGTTTACAGAGAAACAAAAGATCCTAAATTTTTAGATTTTGCGCATAAGGTTAGCCGTGTTTATTTAGACCGATTGCCAAAGGATTTGATTCCGTATTGGGATTTTGATGATCCAGCGATACCAAATGCGCCCAGAGATGCTTCGGCAGCTGCAGTTGTAGCTTCGGCTCTTTTGGAATTGTCAACTTATACCCAGGATAGCGTGTTGGCCAAAGAATATTTGGATAAGGCCGAAGGAATGTTAAAAGAGCTTTCGGATAATTATCAAAGTAAAAATACGAATACCGCACTTTTACTACATTCAACAGGACACAAACCTGCCGGTTCAGAAATTGATGCTTCCATCATTTATGGCGATTACTATTATGTAGAAGCTTTGTTAAGGTATAAAAAACTGAAAGCAGGTGAGAAACCATTATTGACTTATAAATTCAATTAG
- a CDS encoding sugar porter family MFS transporter yields the protein MKNKKIIYWSIVVALAGFLFGFDTVVISGADKQLQQLWGSSDLYHGLVVMSSALWGTVIGAVFGAIPTNILGRKKTLVLIGVLFFLSAVGTAFANDAVVFSIFRFLGGLGIGASTIAAPTYVSEIAPAKDRGKLVALYQFNIVFGILIAFLSNYLLQDIGENSWRWMLGVQSAPALIYTLLVFGIPESPRWIFEYKKDREKAIAILKQVNSDEEVASEIAAMENEKQHEVLDESIFMKKYRKPLLLAFFIALFNQFSGINAFLYYAPRIFELAGLEKSASFFSSIGIGVVNLIFTLIGISLIDKYGRKTLMYLGSVGYVISLGLVTMAFYFEWKGMAVPLFFFLFIASHAVGQGSVIWVFISELFPNKLRAAGTSFGTSVHWVLAALIPSFIPFLFKEIGATTVFSIFCLMMVWQLLWVFFKMPETKGRTLEELSESLSTQSELNRNQNNFKVEQNEFI from the coding sequence ATGAAAAACAAAAAAATAATATACTGGTCTATAGTTGTAGCATTGGCCGGATTTCTATTTGGTTTTGATACCGTAGTCATTTCGGGAGCCGACAAACAATTGCAGCAATTATGGGGATCTTCAGATTTGTACCATGGATTGGTGGTTATGTCTTCGGCACTTTGGGGAACAGTAATTGGAGCTGTTTTTGGAGCTATTCCTACCAATATTTTAGGAAGAAAGAAAACATTAGTATTAATAGGTGTTTTGTTCTTTCTTTCGGCTGTAGGAACTGCTTTTGCAAATGATGCTGTTGTTTTTTCAATTTTCCGATTTTTAGGAGGACTTGGAATTGGAGCTTCAACTATTGCAGCACCAACTTATGTTTCTGAGATTGCTCCGGCAAAAGACAGAGGGAAATTAGTTGCATTGTATCAGTTCAATATCGTATTTGGTATTTTGATAGCTTTTCTATCGAATTATTTATTACAGGATATTGGCGAGAATTCCTGGCGATGGATGTTAGGAGTACAATCTGCTCCGGCTTTAATATATACTTTATTGGTTTTCGGAATTCCGGAAAGTCCGCGTTGGATTTTTGAGTATAAAAAAGACCGTGAAAAAGCGATTGCTATTTTAAAACAAGTCAATTCAGATGAAGAAGTAGCATCAGAAATTGCAGCAATGGAAAATGAAAAACAGCATGAAGTACTCGATGAGTCTATTTTTATGAAAAAATATAGAAAGCCATTGTTATTAGCTTTCTTTATTGCCTTATTCAATCAGTTTTCAGGAATTAATGCTTTCTTATACTATGCGCCGCGTATTTTTGAATTGGCGGGTCTTGAAAAATCGGCTTCTTTTTTCAGTAGCATCGGGATTGGCGTAGTAAACCTAATTTTTACGCTGATTGGAATTTCATTGATTGACAAATATGGAAGAAAGACCCTGATGTATTTAGGTTCTGTTGGATATGTGATTTCTTTAGGATTAGTAACTATGGCTTTTTATTTTGAATGGAAAGGGATGGCTGTACCGTTATTTTTCTTTTTATTCATAGCATCACATGCTGTAGGTCAGGGGTCAGTAATTTGGGTATTTATTTCCGAATTATTTCCTAACAAACTCAGAGCAGCAGGAACTTCTTTTGGAACATCCGTTCATTGGGTTTTGGCAGCCTTGATTCCTTCTTTTATTCCGTTTTTGTTTAAAGAAATTGGAGCAACAACCGTTTTTAGTATTTTTTGTCTGATGATGGTTTGGCAATTGCTTTGGGTTTTCTTTAAAATGCCGGAAACCAAAGGAAGAACCCTGGAAGAATTATCAGAAAGTCTTTCGACACAAAGTGAATTAAATCGTAATCAAAATAATTTTAAAGTAGAACAAAATGAATTTATTTAA
- a CDS encoding glycoside hydrolase family 127 protein — translation MKYGTIKCLVLVVGLSINMNGQSHYPGQHEGKLKLDDTKNAKVLGFNLQDVKLLDSPFKDNMLRESKWILSIDAKRLLHSFKTNAGVFSDLEGGYFKVDKLGGWESLDCDLRGHSTGHILSGLALLYAATGENKYKIKSDSLVTGLVEVQKVLNQKGYLSAFPQNLIDRAIAGKSVWAPWYTQHKLFSGLMDQYLYCDSKPALEIVKGMADWAYEKLKPLTDEERKRMLKNEFGGMNDSFYTLYEITGDNKYKFLAEFFYHEEALDPLLSKVDNLNKKHANTYIPKLIGLSRNYELEGGDKNREIPEFFWNTVVNHHSFITGSNSDKEKFFEPDHLSEHLSGYTGESCNVYNMLKLTRHLYGYNPQIKYVDYYEKALYNHILGQQDPKTGMIAYFLPMKPGAHKVYSTPENSFWCCVGSGFENQAKYGEFIYYHDNKGLYVNLFIPSELNWKEKGIVVKQQTNFPNLGNTQLTLSTANPVSMPISIRYPSWAANAEVKINGKKQTIKAKPGNYIVLDRKWDNGDTIEISFDMQIKVNPTSDNPKVAAVTYGPIVLAGAMGTEGMLEPGPYSNPKLYNDYYTYDYHVPGSVSNQLNLDGKKLEKSIVKENDNVLKFKIKGTANTLKPIYDIHRERYIVYWNLNK, via the coding sequence ATGAAATACGGTACAATTAAATGTTTAGTTCTTGTTGTTGGATTGTCAATAAATATGAATGGGCAATCGCACTATCCCGGACAACACGAGGGGAAATTAAAACTGGATGATACCAAAAATGCAAAGGTTTTGGGATTTAACCTCCAAGATGTAAAATTACTGGACAGCCCATTTAAGGATAATATGCTGCGCGAAAGTAAATGGATTTTGAGTATTGATGCCAAGCGATTGTTACACAGTTTTAAAACCAATGCAGGTGTATTTAGTGATTTGGAAGGAGGTTATTTTAAGGTTGATAAATTAGGCGGTTGGGAATCTTTGGATTGTGATCTTAGGGGGCATAGTACCGGGCATATCCTTTCCGGTTTGGCTTTATTATATGCTGCTACGGGAGAGAACAAGTATAAAATTAAGAGTGACAGCTTAGTTACAGGATTAGTTGAGGTACAAAAAGTGTTGAATCAAAAAGGTTATTTAAGTGCGTTTCCTCAAAACTTAATAGATCGAGCTATTGCAGGAAAAAGTGTTTGGGCGCCATGGTACACCCAGCACAAACTTTTTTCGGGTTTAATGGATCAATATCTTTATTGTGATAGTAAACCAGCATTGGAAATCGTTAAAGGAATGGCTGATTGGGCTTATGAAAAGCTGAAGCCTTTGACTGATGAAGAGCGTAAAAGAATGCTTAAAAATGAGTTTGGCGGAATGAATGACTCTTTTTATACTCTATATGAAATTACGGGAGACAATAAATATAAATTTCTTGCCGAATTTTTTTATCATGAAGAAGCACTGGATCCGCTTTTGAGTAAAGTAGACAATCTCAATAAAAAACACGCCAATACTTACATTCCTAAATTGATAGGGCTTTCCCGTAACTATGAACTAGAAGGGGGTGACAAAAATCGTGAGATTCCTGAATTCTTCTGGAATACGGTTGTTAATCATCACTCATTTATTACGGGTAGCAATAGTGATAAGGAGAAATTTTTTGAACCGGATCATCTTTCTGAACATCTAAGCGGTTATACGGGAGAGTCTTGTAATGTGTATAATATGTTAAAACTTACCCGCCATTTATATGGCTATAACCCACAAATAAAATATGTGGATTATTATGAAAAAGCACTTTACAATCACATCTTAGGGCAACAGGATCCTAAAACGGGAATGATTGCTTATTTCCTGCCTATGAAACCCGGTGCACATAAAGTTTACAGTACGCCCGAAAATTCATTTTGGTGTTGTGTGGGAAGTGGTTTTGAAAATCAGGCAAAATATGGGGAATTTATCTATTACCATGATAACAAAGGTTTGTATGTAAATCTTTTTATTCCGTCAGAATTGAACTGGAAGGAAAAAGGAATTGTCGTAAAACAGCAAACCAATTTTCCAAATTTAGGCAATACCCAACTCACTCTTAGTACTGCTAATCCGGTTAGTATGCCAATTAGTATTAGATATCCATCATGGGCAGCTAATGCTGAAGTGAAAATAAACGGAAAAAAGCAAACCATTAAAGCTAAGCCAGGGAATTATATAGTATTAGACCGTAAATGGGATAATGGAGATACAATTGAAATTTCATTTGATATGCAAATCAAAGTCAATCCAACATCTGATAATCCCAAAGTTGCGGCTGTAACCTATGGACCTATAGTGTTGGCTGGTGCAATGGGAACAGAAGGCATGCTTGAACCAGGACCTTATAGTAATCCAAAGCTATATAATGATTATTATACCTATGATTACCATGTTCCTGGAAGTGTTTCTAATCAGTTGAATCTGGATGGAAAAAAATTAGAAAAAAGCATTGTTAAGGAGAATGATAATGTTCTAAAGTTTAAAATAAAAGGAACAGCGAATACTTTGAAACCAATTTATGATATACACCGTGAAAGGTACATCGTTTATTGGAATTTAAATAAATAA